One Pyrus communis chromosome 13, drPyrComm1.1, whole genome shotgun sequence genomic window carries:
- the LOC137713797 gene encoding zinc finger CCCH domain-containing protein 67-like isoform X1 has translation MAISEAISLVPPDPETPSTSHAHSDQGFLPSSPDPALAPSGVDHAVLDEKLDLKEEGEDDGEPDEVQKLDSIEKVEEDEAGELQKVDLKAEDEAGELQKVDLKAEDGAGELQKVEFYEGVEVPLNPTSVPSPARSDLVPEIFDWIRTLDPPVLNRIRNGDPALLHEIQQFDPAVEIRNFELSIVDEIRNFDRAFPSDLKAEEGGEGVEEEEKSYGAQEVEIVNGEKNERQSEQSEQSDGGEGWGGNQGWEEDGGGVEEKKAVETQESNRRYQYPVRPEAEDCSYYLKTGSCKFGSNCKFNHPVRRKPNQVPKERVKDKDESAENPSQTECKYYLRSGGCKYGENCRYSHSREKPSVAPVLELNFLGLPIRPGERECPYYMRNGSCKYASNCRFNHPDPTTTGGSNPPSGYGNGGPASLQGASQSTVAPWSAPRPLNEAPVYSTLMIPPPQVVSSQNSEWNGYQAPAYVPERSMPARPPYMMNNSVAETNIYKQYPHQNQVEEFPERPGQPICNYFLRTGDCKFKSNCKYHHPKNHTAVAPPVIFSDKGLPLRPDQNICTHYSRYGICKFGPTCKFDHPLRISSSTTSGPDHRLPFSDSATTNGAGMAGSRNGTDVTSQPQPVQ, from the exons ATGGCAATCTCTGAAGCTATCTCTCTTGTTCCCCCAGATCCCGAAACCCCCAGCACCAGCCACGCTCATTCCGACCAGGGCTTTCTGCCTTCTTCTCCCGATCCCGCTCTCGCACCCTCTGGTGTCGATCATGCGGTCCTCGACGAGAAACTGGATTTGAAAGAGGAGGGGGAGGACGATGGAGAGCCTGATGAGGTGCAGAAGCTGGATTCAATAGAGAAGGTTGAGGAGGATGAAGCTGGTGAGTTGCAGAAGGTGGATTTGAAGGCAGAGGATGAAGCTGGTGAGTTGCAGAAGGTGGATTTGAAGGCGGAGGATGGAGCTGGTGAGTTGCAGAAGGTGGAATTTTATGAAGGCGTCGAAGTTCCCCTAAATCCGACGTCTGTTCCGTCACCTGCGCGGTCCGATCTCGTTCCTGAAATCTTTGATTGGATTCGGACACTCGACCCCCCCGTGCTCAATAGGATTAGGAATGGCGACCCTGCCCTCCTCCACGAGATTCAGCAATTTGACCCCGCCGTTGAGATTCGGAACTTCGAACTTTCCATCGTTGATGAGATTCGGAACTTCGACCGTGCTTTCCCTTCGGATTTGAAGGCGGAGGAGGGTGGAGAGGGagtggaggaagaagagaagagttaCGGTGCGCAAGAGGTTGAGATTGTAAATGGAGAGAAAAATGAGAGGCAGAGTGAGCAGAGCGAGCAGAGCGACGGAGGAGAAGGGTGGGGAGGAAATCAGGGGTGGGAGGAGGATGGCGGTGGGGTGGAGGAGAAGAAGGCGGTGGAAACTCAGGAAAGTAACAGAAGGTATCAGTACCCAGTGAGGCCGGAAGCTGAAGACTGTTCGTATTATCTAAAGACCGGGTCTTGCAAGTTTGGATCCAATTGCAAGTTTAATCACCCTGTTAGAAGGAAACCCAACCAG GTGCCTAAGGAAAGGGTCAAGGATAAGGACGAGTCGGCAGAGAATCCAAGCCAGACGGAATGCAAG TATTACTTGAGGTCGGGTGGATGTAAGTATGGGGAAAATTGCAGATACAGCCACAGCAGAGAGAAACCTTCTGTAGCTCCAGTTCTTGAGCTTAACTTTCTGGGCCTGCCAATTCGACCG GGTGAGAGGGAGTGTCCCTACTATATGCGAAATGGTTCCTGCAAGTATGCATCGAACTGCAGGTTTAACCACCCTGATCCTACAACTACAGGAGGATCTAATCCCCCATCTGGATATGGTAATGGTGGTCCTGCATCGTTACAAGGTGCATCACAATCAACAGTGGCACCGTGGTCTGCACCAAGGCCTTTGAATGAGGCTCCGGTTTACTCAACTTTGATGATTCCACCACCTCAAGTGGTTTCTTCTCAAAATTCAGAATGGAATGGTTATCAG GCTCCAGCATATGTACCAGAAAGAAGCATGCCTGCACGTCCGCCATACATGATGAACAACTCAGTGGCTGAAACCAACATCTACAAGCAATATCCACACCAGAATCAGGTTGAAGAGTTCCCAGAAAGACCTGGCCAACCCATATGCAATTATTTCTTAAGAACAGGGGATTGCAAGTTTAAATCTAATTGCAAATATCACCATCCAAAAAATCATACTGCAGTAGCCCCCCCAGTCATATTCAGTGACAAGGGCCTGCCTTTGAGACCG GATCAGAACATTTGCACACATTACAGTCGCTATGGCATTTGCAAATTTGGGCCAACTTGTAAATTTGACCACCCGTTACGTATATCATCTTCAACTACATCTGGTCCTGATCATCGACTTCCTTTCAGTGATTCGGCAACTACTAACGGGGCAGGAATGGCTGGGAGCAGAAACGGAACTGATGTTACAAGCCAGCCGCAGCCGGTGCAGTAA
- the LOC137713797 gene encoding zinc finger CCCH domain-containing protein 67-like isoform X2, whose amino-acid sequence MAISEAISLVPPDPETPSTSHAHSDQGFLPSSPDPALAPSGVDHAVLDEKLDLKEEGEDDGEPDEVQKLDSIEKVEEDEAGELQKVDLKAEDEAGELQKVDLKAEDGAGELQKVEFYEGVEVPLNPTSVPSPARSDLVPEIFDWIRTLDPPVLNRIRNGDPALLHEIQQFDPAVEIRNFELSIVDEIRNFDRAFPSDLKAEEGGEGVEEEEKSYGAQEVEIVNGEKNERQSEQSEQSDGGEGWGGNQGWEEDGGGVEEKKAVETQESNRRYQYPVRPEAEDCSYYLKTGSCKFGSNCKFNHPVRRKPNQVPKERVKDKDESAENPSQTECKYYLRSGGCKYGENCRYSHSREKPSVAPVLELNFLGLPIRPGERECPYYMRNGSCKYASNCRFNHPDPTTTGGSNPPSGYGNGGPASLQGASQSTVAPWSAPRPLNEAPVYSTLMIPPPQVVSSQNSEWNGYQAPAYVPERSMPARPPYMMNNSVAETNIYKQYPHQNQVEEFPERPGQPICNYFLRTGDCKFKSNCKYHHPKNHTAVAPPVIFSDKGLPLRP is encoded by the exons ATGGCAATCTCTGAAGCTATCTCTCTTGTTCCCCCAGATCCCGAAACCCCCAGCACCAGCCACGCTCATTCCGACCAGGGCTTTCTGCCTTCTTCTCCCGATCCCGCTCTCGCACCCTCTGGTGTCGATCATGCGGTCCTCGACGAGAAACTGGATTTGAAAGAGGAGGGGGAGGACGATGGAGAGCCTGATGAGGTGCAGAAGCTGGATTCAATAGAGAAGGTTGAGGAGGATGAAGCTGGTGAGTTGCAGAAGGTGGATTTGAAGGCAGAGGATGAAGCTGGTGAGTTGCAGAAGGTGGATTTGAAGGCGGAGGATGGAGCTGGTGAGTTGCAGAAGGTGGAATTTTATGAAGGCGTCGAAGTTCCCCTAAATCCGACGTCTGTTCCGTCACCTGCGCGGTCCGATCTCGTTCCTGAAATCTTTGATTGGATTCGGACACTCGACCCCCCCGTGCTCAATAGGATTAGGAATGGCGACCCTGCCCTCCTCCACGAGATTCAGCAATTTGACCCCGCCGTTGAGATTCGGAACTTCGAACTTTCCATCGTTGATGAGATTCGGAACTTCGACCGTGCTTTCCCTTCGGATTTGAAGGCGGAGGAGGGTGGAGAGGGagtggaggaagaagagaagagttaCGGTGCGCAAGAGGTTGAGATTGTAAATGGAGAGAAAAATGAGAGGCAGAGTGAGCAGAGCGAGCAGAGCGACGGAGGAGAAGGGTGGGGAGGAAATCAGGGGTGGGAGGAGGATGGCGGTGGGGTGGAGGAGAAGAAGGCGGTGGAAACTCAGGAAAGTAACAGAAGGTATCAGTACCCAGTGAGGCCGGAAGCTGAAGACTGTTCGTATTATCTAAAGACCGGGTCTTGCAAGTTTGGATCCAATTGCAAGTTTAATCACCCTGTTAGAAGGAAACCCAACCAG GTGCCTAAGGAAAGGGTCAAGGATAAGGACGAGTCGGCAGAGAATCCAAGCCAGACGGAATGCAAG TATTACTTGAGGTCGGGTGGATGTAAGTATGGGGAAAATTGCAGATACAGCCACAGCAGAGAGAAACCTTCTGTAGCTCCAGTTCTTGAGCTTAACTTTCTGGGCCTGCCAATTCGACCG GGTGAGAGGGAGTGTCCCTACTATATGCGAAATGGTTCCTGCAAGTATGCATCGAACTGCAGGTTTAACCACCCTGATCCTACAACTACAGGAGGATCTAATCCCCCATCTGGATATGGTAATGGTGGTCCTGCATCGTTACAAGGTGCATCACAATCAACAGTGGCACCGTGGTCTGCACCAAGGCCTTTGAATGAGGCTCCGGTTTACTCAACTTTGATGATTCCACCACCTCAAGTGGTTTCTTCTCAAAATTCAGAATGGAATGGTTATCAG GCTCCAGCATATGTACCAGAAAGAAGCATGCCTGCACGTCCGCCATACATGATGAACAACTCAGTGGCTGAAACCAACATCTACAAGCAATATCCACACCAGAATCAGGTTGAAGAGTTCCCAGAAAGACCTGGCCAACCCATATGCAATTATTTCTTAAGAACAGGGGATTGCAAGTTTAAATCTAATTGCAAATATCACCATCCAAAAAATCATACTGCAGTAGCCCCCCCAGTCATATTCAGTGACAAGGGCCTGCCTTTGAGACCG TGA
- the LOC137713799 gene encoding zinc finger CCCH domain-containing protein 43-like → MFTAARIALPVTVSVLVVIYKYFRSGQRSEFSEGAEVPLNPTSVPSPAPSDLEREILDWIRTLDPAVLNRIRNRDPALLHEIQQFDPSVEIRNFDPSIVDEIRNLDPAFPAGFSESVDVPQKPPSVPSPEPSVVEILDWIGTLGPSVLDEIQQFDPAFLDEDRSFDPSIVDGIRKLSLKEKEEKEEEKERETEKEKENEKERESEKSESGSSSGGGNENGGEVDEEVVEESSRRDQYPLRLGDCWHYLRTGNCKFGSNCKYNHPQITKNKQVSKDKAKLREELEEKQDQTESKYYISPGRRIEIPSVAPALELNFSGLPIRPGEKDCSYYMRTLTCKYETNCKFNHPDPTAAGESRPQSAYGNGRPASLQGLPNSQGINSETTEWNGYQAPAYLPHRSMPSPPPVPYVMNNSVTETNYYGQYAQQTLAEELPERPGQPVCFYFAQTGDCANKSNCQYHHPKNQTAATPSCALSDRGLPLRPGQKICTEYSHFGVCGSGPTCRFDHPSLSVSFL, encoded by the exons ATGTTCACAGCGGCGCGTATTGCCCTACCGGTGACAGTGTCAGTGCTGGTCGTAATTTATAAGTACTTCAGATCCGGACAGAGATCGGAATTTTCTGAAGGCGCCGAAGTTCCCCTAAATCCGACGTCTGTTCCGTCACCTGCGCCGTCCGATCTCGAGCGTGAAATCCTTGATTGGATTCGGACACTCGACCCCGCCGTGCTCAATAGGATTAGGAATCGCGACCCTGCCCTCCTCCATGAGATTCAGCAATTCGACCCCTCCGTTGAGATTCGCAACTTCGATCCTTCCATCGTTGATGAGATTCGGAACTTGGACCCTGCTTTCCCTGCGGGATTTTCTGAAAGCGTAGACGTTCCTCAAAAACCCCCGTCTGTTCCGTCACCTGAGCCGTCCGTTGTTGAAATCCTTGATTGGATTGGGACACTCGGCCCCTCCGTGCTCGATGAGATTCAGCAATTCGACCCCGCCTTCCTCGATGAGGATCGGAGCTTCGATCCTTCCATTGTTGATGGGATTCGGAAATTGAGTTTGAAGgaaaaggaggaaaaagaagaagagaaggagagagagactgaaaaggaaaaggaaaatgagaaggagagagagagcgaaAAGAGCGAAAGCGGCAGCAGCAGTGGAGGAGGGAATGAGAATGGTGGTGAGGTGGATGAGGAGGTTGTTGAGGAGAGTAGCAGAAGGGATCAGTATCCATTGAGGCTTGGAGACTGTTGGCACTATCTGAGGACTGGCAATTGTAAGTTCGGATCGAATTGCAAGTATAATCACCCTCAGATAACGAAAAACAAGCAG GTGTCCAAGGACAAGGCAAAGCTGAGGGAAGAGTTGGAAGAGAAGCAAGACCAGACCGAAAGCAAG TATTACATCAGCCCAGGACGACGTATAGAGATACCTTCTGTAGCTCCAGCTCTGGAACTTAACTTTTCGGGCCTGCCAATTCGTCCG GGGGAGAAAGATTGTTCCTACTATATGCGAACTCTGACCTGCAAGTACGAAACAAACTGCAAGTTTAACCACCCTGATCCTACAGCTGCCGGAGAATCTCGCCCGCAATCTGCGTATGGTAATGGTAGGCCTGCATCATTACAAGGTCTGCCAAATTCTCAAGGGATTAATTCTGAAACTACAGAATGGAATGGTTATCAG GCTCCAGCATATCTACCACATAGAAGCATGCCTTCACCTCCACCTGTACCATATGTTATGAACAACTCGGTGACTGAAACCAACTACTACGGACAATATGCACAGCAGACGCTAGCTGAAGAATTACCAGAACGACCTGGGCAACCTGTTTGCTTCTATTTCGCTCAAACAGGGGATTGTGCTAATAAATCTAATTGCCAATATCACCATCCAAAAAATCAGACTGCAGCGACCCCCTCATGTGCACTTAGTGACAGGGGCCTCCCTTTAAGACCA GGTCAGAAGATTTGCACAGAGTACAGCCACTTTGGCGTTTGCGGTTCTGGGCCAACCTGTAGATTTGACCATCCGTCATTATCAGTTTCCTTTCTGTGA